In Fibrobacter sp. UWEL, a single genomic region encodes these proteins:
- the cysK gene encoding cysteine synthase A, whose translation MSKIYTSADQLIGHTPLLELTHIEAANNLGAKVLAKLEYFNPAGSVKDRIAKGILDDAEQSGKLKPGAVIIEPTSGNTGIGLASVAAARGYRIIIVMPETMSVERRQIIKAYGAELVLTEGAKGMKGAIARANELAAEIPNSFIPGQFVNPANPATHRATTGPEIWEDTDGKVDIFVAGVGTGGTVSGVGQYLKSKNPNVKVVAVEPASSPVLSKGTAGAHKIQGIGAGFVPDTLDTKVYDEIIAVENEAAFESGREIGHKEGVLVGISSGAALWAAKELAKRPENKGKTIVALLPDTGDRYLSTALFAE comes from the coding sequence ATGTCTAAGATTTATACCTCTGCAGATCAGCTCATCGGTCACACCCCGCTCCTGGAACTCACTCACATCGAAGCCGCAAACAACCTCGGTGCAAAGGTTCTCGCAAAGCTTGAATACTTCAACCCCGCTGGCTCCGTGAAGGACCGTATCGCTAAGGGTATCCTTGACGATGCTGAACAGTCCGGCAAGCTGAAGCCCGGTGCAGTAATCATCGAACCCACCTCCGGTAACACCGGTATCGGTCTTGCTTCTGTTGCTGCTGCTCGCGGCTACCGCATCATCATCGTGATGCCCGAAACCATGAGCGTTGAACGTCGCCAGATCATCAAGGCTTACGGTGCTGAACTCGTTCTTACCGAAGGTGCAAAGGGCATGAAGGGCGCTATCGCTCGTGCAAACGAACTTGCTGCCGAAATCCCCAACAGCTTCATTCCTGGCCAGTTCGTGAACCCGGCTAACCCGGCAACTCACCGCGCTACTACCGGTCCGGAAATCTGGGAAGACACCGATGGTAAGGTTGATATCTTCGTGGCTGGTGTTGGTACTGGTGGTACCGTTTCCGGCGTGGGTCAGTATCTGAAGTCCAAGAACCCCAACGTGAAGGTTGTTGCCGTTGAACCTGCTTCTTCTCCGGTTCTCTCCAAGGGTACTGCTGGCGCTCATAAGATCCAGGGTATTGGTGCAGGCTTTGTTCCTGACACTCTCGATACTAAGGTTTATGACGAAATCATCGCCGTCGAAAACGAAGCTGCTTTCGAATCTGGTCGCGAAATCGGCCACAAGGAAGGCGTGCTGGTAGGTATCTCTTCCGGTGCTGCTCTCTGGGCTGCTAAGGAATTGGCAAAGCGTCCGGAAAACAAGGGCAAGACCATCGTGGCTCTTCTCCCGGATACCGGCGATCGCTACCTGTCTACTGCACTGTTCGCTGAATAA
- the cysK gene encoding cysteine synthase A: MSKIYTSVDQLIGHTPLLELCNIEKKNNLDAKILAKLEYLNPAGSIKDRVAKKMMDEAEKSGKLTKDSVIIEPTSGNTGIGLAAVAAARGYRVIIVMPDSMSRERCILMTAYGAELVLSEGAKGMAGCIEKAEELLRTIPNSFIAGQFVNPANPAAHVESTGPEIWEDTDGNVDIFVAGVGTGGTITGTGEYLKSKNPNVKIVAVEPATSPLLSKGVAGPHKLQGIGANFVPEILNTKILDEIIAVEADPAYECAREIGKTEGVLVGISAGAALWAAKELAKRPENKGKNIVVILPDTGDRYLSTELFAE, translated from the coding sequence ATGTCTAAAATTTATACCTCTGTCGACCAGCTGATTGGCCATACTCCTCTCCTGGAACTTTGCAACATCGAAAAGAAGAACAATCTGGACGCAAAAATCCTGGCGAAGCTGGAATACTTGAACCCCGCAGGATCCATCAAGGATCGCGTGGCAAAGAAGATGATGGACGAGGCGGAAAAGTCCGGCAAGTTGACCAAGGATTCTGTGATCATCGAGCCTACTTCTGGTAATACTGGCATTGGCCTTGCCGCAGTGGCTGCTGCCCGCGGTTATCGCGTGATTATTGTGATGCCTGATTCCATGAGCAGGGAACGTTGCATCTTGATGACTGCCTACGGTGCTGAACTTGTGTTGAGCGAAGGCGCCAAGGGCATGGCCGGCTGCATTGAAAAGGCTGAAGAACTTTTGCGGACCATTCCCAACAGCTTTATTGCAGGCCAGTTCGTAAACCCTGCAAATCCCGCTGCCCATGTGGAATCCACCGGCCCAGAAATTTGGGAAGATACCGATGGTAACGTGGACATCTTTGTGGCGGGTGTCGGCACCGGCGGCACCATTACGGGAACTGGCGAATATTTGAAGTCCAAGAATCCCAATGTGAAGATTGTAGCTGTGGAACCTGCTACTTCTCCGCTGCTCTCCAAGGGCGTTGCAGGCCCCCATAAGCTTCAGGGCATTGGTGCAAATTTTGTTCCCGAAATTCTGAACACCAAGATCCTTGACGAAATCATTGCGGTGGAAGCTGACCCTGCATATGAATGCGCTCGAGAGATTGGAAAGACCGAAGGCGTGCTGGTGGGCATTTCTGCTGGCGCCGCTCTCTGGGCTGCCAAGGAATTGGCAAAGCGCCCCGAAAACAAGGGCAAGAACATTGTGGTGATCCTGCCTGATACTGGCGACCGCTATTTGTCTACGGAACTGTTCGCAGAGTAA
- a CDS encoding O-acetylhomoserine aminocarboxypropyltransferase/cysteine synthase family protein, protein MSQNLHFETLQLHVGQETADPATDSRAVPIYATTSYVFHNSQHAADRFGLRDAGNIYGRLTNSTQGVFEQRIAALEGGSAALAVASGAAAITYAIEAIAQAGDHVVAQKTIYGGSYNLLKHTLRPFGVETTFVDTHNLAEVEAAIKENTKILYLETLGNPNSDVSDIDALIELAHKHGLAVIVDNTFGTPYLFRPFEHGADVVVHSATKFIGGHGTTLGGIIIESGKTNWKSGKFPTIANPNVSYHGVSFADAVPGAAFVTYIRAILLRDQGAAISPFAAWALIQGTETLSLRIERHIENTNKVVEFLSKHPKVASVSHPSLPTHPDHANFKKYFPKGGASIFTFEIKGGQAEAWKFIDNLKIFSLLANVADVKSLVIHPYTTTHSELNEEEFKEQNITPSTIRLSIGTEHIDDIIADLEQALAQV, encoded by the coding sequence ATGTCTCAGAATCTTCACTTTGAAACTCTTCAGCTCCACGTTGGCCAGGAAACCGCAGACCCCGCAACCGATTCTCGCGCAGTTCCTATTTACGCAACCACCTCTTATGTGTTCCACAACTCTCAGCATGCTGCAGACCGCTTCGGCCTCCGCGACGCTGGTAACATCTACGGTCGTTTGACCAACTCCACCCAGGGCGTTTTCGAACAGCGTATCGCTGCCCTGGAAGGTGGTTCCGCAGCTCTGGCCGTTGCAAGTGGCGCCGCTGCAATTACCTACGCCATTGAAGCTATCGCTCAGGCTGGTGATCACGTTGTAGCTCAGAAGACCATTTACGGTGGCTCCTACAACCTCCTGAAGCACACTCTTCGCCCCTTCGGTGTTGAAACTACTTTCGTAGACACTCACAATCTGGCCGAAGTTGAAGCTGCCATCAAGGAAAATACCAAGATTCTTTATCTGGAAACTCTGGGCAACCCCAATTCCGACGTTTCCGATATCGACGCTTTGATCGAACTTGCTCACAAGCATGGCTTGGCTGTCATTGTTGATAACACCTTCGGTACTCCGTACCTGTTCCGCCCCTTCGAACATGGTGCAGACGTGGTTGTTCATTCCGCTACTAAGTTCATCGGTGGCCACGGTACTACTCTGGGCGGCATCATTATCGAATCCGGCAAGACCAACTGGAAGTCCGGCAAGTTCCCCACCATCGCTAACCCGAACGTTAGCTATCATGGCGTAAGCTTCGCCGATGCAGTTCCGGGTGCAGCATTCGTAACTTACATCCGCGCAATTCTCCTCCGTGACCAGGGCGCTGCAATTTCTCCGTTCGCTGCTTGGGCATTGATCCAGGGTACTGAAACTCTGTCCCTCCGTATCGAACGCCACATCGAAAATACTAACAAGGTTGTGGAATTCCTCTCCAAGCACCCCAAGGTTGCTTCCGTGAGCCACCCCAGCCTCCCGACCCATCCGGACCACGCAAACTTCAAGAAGTACTTCCCCAAGGGCGGCGCCTCCATCTTTACCTTTGAAATCAAGGGCGGTCAGGCAGAAGCTTGGAAGTTCATCGACAACCTGAAGATCTTCAGCCTGCTGGCAAACGTTGCTGACGTGAAGAGCCTGGTGATTCATCCGTATACCACCACTCATTCCGAACTGAATGAAGAAGAATTCAAGGAACAGAATATCACTCCGTCCACCATCCGCCTCTCCATCGGTACTGAACACATCGATGACATCATCGCGGATTTGGAACAGGCTCTGGCACAAGTTTAA